In bacterium, one genomic interval encodes:
- a CDS encoding 4Fe-4S binding protein: MIDKIYLNLWCRYLCPYGALVGVLSLASPWKIRRSEEHCIECGACARGCPFLLPVDRKEVVRSVECTGCLTCVSNCPADGVLAMTLPLLRRPLPPWVYPVFVLAVFSMWVGWGMASGHWQTALTIADYRTLIPMAFG; this comes from the coding sequence ATGATCGATAAAATATATCTAAACCTCTGGTGCCGCTACCTGTGTCCCTATGGTGCCCTGGTGGGGGTGTTGTCCCTCGCAAGCCCATGGAAAATAAGACGCAGTGAGGAACACTGTATCGAGTGCGGCGCGTGCGCCCGCGGATGCCCATTCCTTCTTCCCGTGGACCGGAAGGAGGTGGTCCGGTCCGTGGAGTGCACCGGGTGCCTGACCTGCGTGAGCAACTGCCCGGCGGATGGCGTCCTTGCCATGACCCTGCCGCTCTTAAGACGCCCTCTTCCGCCCTGGGTTTATCCTGTGTTTGTCCTTGCGGTCTTTTCCATGTGGGTGGGGTGGGGAATGGCTTCAGGACACTGGCAAACCGCTCTGACCATAGCCGACTACAGGACCCTCATTCCCATGGCCTTTGGTTAG
- a CDS encoding DUF1566 domain-containing protein, producing the protein MPGKWTISRLITVVLFLTVFSAMAAGADIRFVHNGDGTVTDTKTGLMWAQTDNMGHITWHDAKRYCDNIILSEHNNWRMPTADELKTLFDGSMDSYETICGHHIKSAPQVELSCGFVWSSEVLAVPGGYSVQAKAFNFAKGYWYSARMSQYRGYRALPVRNIEE; encoded by the coding sequence GTGCCAGGTAAGTGGACAATATCAAGATTGATCACGGTGGTCCTGTTTCTGACAGTTTTTTCCGCAATGGCAGCGGGAGCGGACATCCGGTTTGTGCATAACGGGGACGGTACGGTGACCGACACAAAAACAGGCCTGATGTGGGCCCAGACGGACAACATGGGGCACATTACCTGGCATGATGCCAAGCGCTACTGCGATAACATCATCCTGAGCGAGCACAACAACTGGCGTATGCCCACCGCAGATGAACTGAAGACGCTTTTTGACGGTTCCATGGATAGCTATGAAACGATCTGCGGACACCATATCAAATCCGCACCCCAGGTCGAACTCAGTTGTGGATTTGTTTGGTCCTCAGAGGTTCTCGCTGTCCCGGGGGGATACTCCGTCCAGGCGAAGGCCTTTAACTTCGCCAAAGGTTACTGGTACTCTGCCCGGATGAGCCAATACCGGGGCTACCGCGCGCTCCCGGTGAGAAATATCGAGGAGTAA
- a CDS encoding DUF898 family protein gives MDTVGKGDLILKGVTGPDGEARLVTILQKVLPSAAPDRLLALLSKPKPFVLIRDIKETQARELMEMLQTQGAKVEFVPSAGEPVFSPGPPPGETSPVTREMPVQTPPADPYSTPPVVSSPDDRPETHIDTTAPTSPPDFTLHPQSPDQGITMGATQNREAQTAQPAVKPGPRCFALQFNGSAGEYFRIWIVNIALTILTLGIYGAWAKVRTRRYFYSNTLLDGQHFDYTARPGTILKGHLIIGGALILMNISGKFSPMTGYLISVVAWSLVPFLLYKAHRFKAKTAVYRNVHFRFLGTLVEAYKAYAFIPIAAALSLLVALPALGSAQDEAQSFTTLNMILAGVMILSGLIFAASFPYFVFLQKRYLHGNLAYGKTGSTFLGGARRIYGIYTRASLMILGVGIGVGTLGAILIPTMISMAGAEGQGVKAWVFGVGLIFYVAFGSVFLLVEQYIYASTFNYAWGNTRIGPITLKVSLEAKSLAWIRFTNVLVIIFSLGFLAPWAKIRRARYILPRTTVILPADMDAFEAAKGYEAGAAGDTAADFFDWDIGW, from the coding sequence ATGGATACTGTTGGAAAAGGGGACCTGATCCTTAAAGGGGTGACCGGACCGGACGGTGAGGCCAGGCTGGTCACCATACTGCAGAAGGTCTTGCCCTCGGCGGCGCCTGACCGTCTCCTTGCTCTACTGTCAAAACCCAAACCCTTTGTCCTCATCCGGGACATCAAGGAAACACAAGCCAGGGAACTTATGGAAATGCTCCAGACTCAGGGGGCTAAGGTGGAGTTTGTGCCTTCTGCGGGGGAGCCTGTTTTTTCCCCAGGGCCTCCTCCAGGAGAGACTAGCCCGGTAACCCGGGAGATGCCGGTCCAGACCCCCCCGGCAGATCCATATTCAACTCCGCCTGTCGTTTCCTCTCCTGATGATCGCCCTGAAACTCACATAGACACAACCGCACCAACTTCACCGCCCGATTTCACCCTGCATCCACAATCGCCTGACCAGGGGATCACCATGGGCGCCACACAAAACCGGGAAGCGCAGACAGCTCAACCTGCAGTTAAACCAGGGCCAAGGTGCTTTGCGCTCCAATTCAACGGGTCGGCGGGTGAGTACTTCAGGATCTGGATCGTCAATATCGCCCTGACTATCCTGACTCTCGGAATCTACGGGGCGTGGGCCAAGGTGAGGACGCGGCGTTACTTTTACTCCAACACCTTGCTCGACGGACAACACTTCGATTACACAGCCAGGCCCGGCACGATCCTCAAGGGGCACCTTATCATCGGCGGGGCCCTCATCCTGATGAACATTTCCGGCAAATTCTCGCCCATGACCGGCTACCTGATATCCGTGGTTGCCTGGAGCCTGGTCCCCTTCCTCTTGTACAAAGCACACCGGTTCAAGGCCAAAACCGCCGTGTACCGCAACGTCCATTTCCGTTTCCTTGGGACCCTTGTCGAAGCTTACAAAGCCTACGCGTTCATCCCCATCGCCGCGGCACTCAGTCTCCTTGTTGCCCTTCCCGCACTGGGCAGCGCCCAGGATGAGGCCCAATCCTTCACCACCCTCAACATGATACTGGCGGGAGTAATGATCCTGAGCGGGCTTATATTTGCAGCCTCCTTTCCCTACTTCGTGTTCCTCCAGAAACGCTACCTTCACGGAAACCTGGCCTATGGAAAAACCGGGAGCACCTTCCTGGGAGGAGCCAGGCGAATTTACGGCATCTACACCAGGGCATCTTTAATGATACTCGGGGTGGGTATCGGCGTGGGGACACTAGGGGCAATTCTAATTCCCACGATGATCAGCATGGCCGGTGCTGAGGGACAAGGAGTAAAGGCCTGGGTTTTCGGTGTGGGCCTGATTTTCTACGTGGCATTCGGGTCGGTATTTTTACTCGTGGAGCAGTACATCTACGCCAGCACCTTTAATTACGCGTGGGGAAACACCCGCATCGGGCCTATTACCCTCAAAGTCTCCCTGGAGGCGAAAAGCCTTGCCTGGATCCGGTTTACCAACGTACTTGTCATAATCTTCAGTCTGGGGTTCCTGGCTCCCTGGGCGAAGATCCGCCGGGCCCGATATATCCTCCCTCGAACCACCGTCATTCTGCCCGCCGACATGGACGCCTTCGAAGCAGCCAAGGGTTACGAGGCTGGAGCTGCCGGAGACACGGCGGCGGACTTCTTCGACTGGGATATCGGCTGGTAA
- a CDS encoding DUF3795 domain-containing protein has protein sequence MSRLPLECAGAVCQNCKFVACVAEKGVEFCAQCTDYPCEELKEFQVAMPHRANLFEDGERIREAGFGKWFLEIRDKYTCPQFHVVSAAYNLACRKCGNDPGSSFADRHRDAIEKHTLAAAAKRDT, from the coding sequence GTGTCACGGCTGCCGCTCGAATGTGCGGGGGCGGTCTGTCAAAACTGCAAGTTCGTGGCGTGTGTTGCCGAAAAGGGCGTTGAGTTCTGTGCCCAGTGTACTGATTATCCCTGTGAAGAACTGAAGGAGTTTCAGGTAGCAATGCCGCACCGTGCGAACCTGTTCGAAGATGGGGAGCGGATCCGGGAGGCAGGCTTCGGGAAATGGTTCCTTGAAATCCGGGACAAATACACATGTCCACAATTTCACGTTGTCAGCGCTGCCTACAATCTGGCGTGCCGTAAATGCGGGAACGATCCTGGCTCCTCTTTTGCCGATCGCCACAGGGATGCCATCGAGAAACATACTCTGGCGGCGGCCGCCAAGCGGGATACCTGA
- a CDS encoding type II toxin-antitoxin system PemK/MazF family toxin, translating to MGKGWPWRGRPPGRFGEPRGSAPGYRHPHVVISNDVFNRSRLGTVVLCAITSNLARASSPGNVLLRKGEANLPKDSVVNVTQLVTVDKKNLSERIGKLPPTRFDEVFAGVLLVIEPREM from the coding sequence GTGGGAAAGGGGTGGCCATGGAGGGGGAGACCCCCAGGGAGATTTGGAGAGCCTCGTGGATCGGCACCGGGCTACCGTCACCCCCATGTCGTTATCTCCAACGATGTCTTCAACCGCAGCAGACTGGGTACGGTTGTCCTTTGTGCCATCACTTCCAACCTGGCCCGCGCCTCTTCTCCCGGCAACGTTCTTCTCAGGAAGGGGGAGGCTAACCTCCCCAAAGACTCCGTAGTGAACGTGACTCAACTGGTAACCGTGGACAAAAAGAACCTTTCAGAAAGAATAGGCAAGTTGCCGCCGACCCGGTTTGATGAGGTTTTCGCAGGAGTACTGCTGGTCATCGAACCCAGGGAAATGTGA